In a genomic window of Lacrimispora sp. BS-2:
- the map gene encoding type I methionyl aminopeptidase, which translates to MFKIGRNDACWCGSGKKYKNCHLSFDQKIENYAVMGVEVPEHYMIKTPAQIEGIRRAGVINNKVLDQVDENIKPGMSTEDINTLVHETSIRLGGIPATLNFEGYPKSVCTSINEVVCHGIPDPNRILQDGDIINVDVTTIVDGFYADASRMYCIGKVSAEALKLVQVTRESVDLAVKEARAWGHLGDIGAAISEYIYANGFTVVREIGGHGVGLDIHEEPWVSHIGTRGTDMLLVPGMIFTIEPMVNAGKADVVQDDEDGWTIYTKDGSLSAQWEYTILITEEGPEILSR; encoded by the coding sequence ATGTTTAAAATAGGAAGAAATGATGCATGCTGGTGCGGAAGCGGAAAGAAATATAAAAACTGTCACCTGTCTTTTGACCAAAAAATTGAAAATTATGCGGTCATGGGAGTTGAGGTCCCGGAGCACTATATGATAAAAACACCGGCACAGATTGAAGGAATCCGCCGTGCAGGAGTGATTAACAACAAGGTACTTGATCAGGTGGATGAGAACATTAAGCCGGGCATGAGTACGGAAGATATCAATACCCTGGTACATGAGACTTCCATCAGGTTGGGAGGAATCCCTGCTACTCTTAATTTTGAAGGATATCCCAAAAGTGTGTGCACATCGATCAATGAGGTAGTATGCCACGGAATCCCGGATCCTAACCGGATCTTGCAGGATGGGGATATTATCAATGTGGATGTGACCACCATTGTAGACGGCTTCTACGCCGATGCCTCCAGAATGTATTGCATCGGCAAGGTATCGGCCGAGGCATTGAAGCTTGTCCAGGTAACCAGGGAGAGTGTGGATCTGGCAGTAAAAGAAGCCAGGGCCTGGGGCCATCTGGGAGATATCGGAGCAGCTATTTCGGAGTATATCTATGCCAATGGCTTTACGGTAGTGAGGGAAATCGGCGGACACGGTGTGGGGCTGGATATCCATGAGGAACCATGGGTCAGCCACATCGGAACAAGAGGAACCGACATGCTTCTTGTACCCGGAATGATATTTACCATTGAGCCTATGGTAAATGCAGGAAAAGCCGATGTAGTACAGGATGATGAGGACGGCTGGACCATTTACACAAAGGATGGAAGCCTGTCTGCCCAGTGGGAATACACTATCTTGATCACAGAGGAAG
- a CDS encoding DUF1846 domain-containing protein gives MKFGFDNNKYLTMQSEHIRERISQFGDKLYLEFGGKLFDDYHASRVLPGFEPDSKLRMLMQLSDQAEIVIAINAADIEKNKIRHDLGITYDVDVLRLIQSFTDKGLYVGSVVITQYSGQKAADLFKSKLEKMGIRVYRHYIIDGYPSNVSLIVSDEGYGRNDYIETTKPLVIITAPGPGSGKMATCLSQLYHENKRGIKAGYAKFETFPIWNIPLKHPVNLAYEAATADLNDVNMIDPFHLEAYGKTTVNYNRDVEIFPVLSAIFEGIYGECPYKSPTDMGVNMVGFCIVDDEVCREASMQEIIRRYYQALSRLARDMGSKDEVYKIELLMKQAKITTDMRKVVNAAKNLAEIKGSPAAALELEDGTVVTGKTTNLLGASAALLLNTVKVLGNIPHDIHLISPSAIEPIQKLKINYLGSKNPRLHTDEVLIALSASAATDPNAQIALEQLPKLKGCDAHTSVLLSDVDVKIFKKLGVNLTCEPIYEEKKIYH, from the coding sequence ATGAAATTTGGATTTGATAACAACAAATATTTAACCATGCAGTCAGAGCACATCAGGGAACGAATCAGCCAGTTTGGTGACAAGCTCTATCTGGAATTCGGCGGCAAGCTGTTTGACGATTACCACGCTTCCAGAGTGCTTCCCGGATTTGAACCTGACAGTAAACTCCGCATGCTGATGCAGCTTTCAGACCAGGCAGAGATCGTGATCGCCATCAACGCTGCAGATATTGAGAAGAACAAGATCCGCCATGATCTGGGCATCACTTATGATGTGGATGTCTTACGGCTGATCCAGTCCTTTACGGATAAGGGGCTTTATGTGGGAAGCGTTGTTATCACACAGTATTCCGGACAGAAGGCAGCTGATTTATTTAAAAGCAAGCTGGAAAAAATGGGGATCAGAGTATACCGACACTATATCATTGACGGTTATCCAAGCAATGTTTCTCTCATTGTCAGCGACGAAGGATACGGCAGAAATGATTATATAGAAACCACAAAGCCTCTTGTTATCATTACGGCTCCTGGACCTGGCAGCGGAAAGATGGCAACCTGCTTATCCCAGCTTTACCACGAGAACAAGCGGGGAATCAAGGCCGGATATGCGAAATTCGAGACATTCCCCATCTGGAACATCCCATTAAAGCATCCGGTGAATTTAGCCTACGAGGCCGCTACTGCAGATTTAAACGATGTGAATATGATCGATCCTTTTCACTTAGAGGCCTATGGAAAGACCACTGTTAATTACAACCGTGATGTAGAAATCTTTCCTGTATTAAGTGCTATCTTTGAGGGAATTTACGGAGAATGTCCTTACAAATCCCCCACCGATATGGGCGTTAATATGGTTGGCTTCTGTATCGTGGATGATGAGGTATGCAGAGAGGCTTCCATGCAGGAAATCATAAGACGTTATTACCAGGCCCTTTCCCGGCTGGCAAGGGATATGGGTTCCAAAGATGAGGTCTATAAGATTGAGCTTCTCATGAAGCAGGCGAAAATAACCACTGACATGAGAAAGGTGGTGAATGCCGCCAAGAACCTGGCCGAAATAAAAGGATCTCCGGCTGCTGCACTTGAATTAGAGGACGGAACCGTTGTCACAGGTAAGACTACCAACTTATTAGGTGCCTCCGCTGCCCTTTTGTTAAATACAGTCAAGGTTTTAGGAAATATTCCTCATGACATTCATCTGATCTCTCCCTCTGCCATTGAGCCGATTCAGAAATTAAAGATCAACTATCTGGGCAGCAAAAATCCCAGACTTCATACGGATGAGGTTTTAATTGCACTGTCCGCCAGCGCAGCGACCGATCCCAACGCTCAGATCGCTCTGGAACAGCTTCCGAAATTAAAGGGGTGCGATGCTCATACTTCTGTACTGCTATCCGATGTGGATGTTAAGATATTTAAGAAATTGGGCGTAAACCTGACCTGTGAGCCCATTTATGAAGAGAAGAAAATTTATCATTAA
- a CDS encoding CarD family transcriptional regulator: protein MFQVNDLVVFGTHGICRVEAIGRLDMSSADEERLYYTLKPLNEVQHCVVYTPVDNLKAPVRAASTREEAIELINQIPDTPTMWVIDERQREGIYKEIMMKNECTGWLQIIKTLYLKKQNAAADEKKCSAKDESYFKMAEDLLYYELAAALEMEPAVVKDMVVTRVKAE, encoded by the coding sequence ATGTTTCAGGTAAATGATCTAGTAGTATTCGGAACCCATGGAATATGCAGGGTAGAGGCGATAGGAAGACTCGACATGTCCTCGGCAGATGAGGAGCGCCTTTACTATACGCTAAAGCCTCTTAATGAGGTACAGCATTGTGTTGTTTACACGCCTGTAGACAATTTAAAAGCGCCCGTGAGAGCTGCATCTACCAGGGAAGAAGCCATTGAACTGATTAACCAGATTCCTGATACTCCGACCATGTGGGTGATTGATGAAAGGCAGCGTGAAGGGATCTATAAGGAAATCATGATGAAAAATGAGTGTACGGGCTGGCTTCAGATCATCAAGACTCTTTATTTAAAGAAACAGAATGCGGCGGCAGATGAGAAGAAATGTTCGGCAAAGGATGAATCTTATTTTAAGATGGCAGAAGATCTGCTTTATTATGAACTTGCGGCAGCTTTAGAAATGGAGCCGGCCGTGGTGAAAGACATGGTGGTTACGCGGGTGAAGGCTGAGTAA
- the deoC gene encoding deoxyribose-phosphate aldolase, which translates to MTDLEMLSYVDHTQLKAVATWEDIEELCKEAVEYKTASVCIPPCYISRVHEKFPGLNICTVVGFPLGYSITESKVLETKKAIEDGASEVDMVVNISDVKNGDYGKVEKEIAELKKAAGENILKVIIEACYLTEDEKIAMCKAVTAAGADYIKTSTGFGTGGATLEDIQLFKKHIGPDVKIKAAGGVRTLEDLRAYIEAGCSRVGASAAVKLAAQKENSVSGK; encoded by the coding sequence ATGACAGATTTAGAAATGTTAAGTTACGTAGATCACACCCAGTTAAAGGCGGTTGCCACATGGGAGGACATTGAGGAGCTTTGCAAGGAAGCCGTGGAATATAAAACCGCTTCCGTGTGCATCCCTCCCTGCTATATCAGCCGGGTACATGAAAAGTTCCCGGGCCTTAATATCTGTACCGTGGTCGGATTCCCTCTGGGCTACAGCATAACGGAATCAAAGGTCCTTGAGACAAAGAAAGCCATTGAAGACGGAGCCTCTGAGGTGGATATGGTAGTGAATATCAGCGATGTGAAAAATGGAGACTACGGCAAAGTAGAAAAGGAAATCGCAGAACTGAAAAAAGCTGCCGGCGAAAACATCTTAAAGGTCATCATTGAGGCCTGCTATCTGACGGAAGATGAAAAGATTGCCATGTGCAAGGCAGTTACGGCAGCCGGAGCTGATTATATTAAGACCTCCACCGGATTTGGAACCGGCGGAGCGACCCTGGAGGACATCCAGCTATTTAAAAAGCACATCGGTCCTGATGTAAAGATAAAAGCGGCCGGCGGGGTGAGAACCCTGGAGGATTTAAGGGCTTACATTGAAGCTGGATGCAGCCGTGTGGGCGCCAGTGCAGCTGTCAAGCTGGCGGCGCAGAAGGAGAATTCTGTTTCTGGAAAATAA
- a CDS encoding pyrimidine-nucleoside phosphorylase produces MRMYDVIAKKRNGETLTEEEIRFMISGYVKGDIPDYQMSAMLMAIYFKGMSDEETAILTDAVAHSGDMVDLSPIQGVKVDKHSTGGVGDKTTLVVAPIAAACGVKVAKMSGRGLGHTGGTVDKMESIPGMRTVLTEEEFFQVVNATGLSVIGQSGNLAPADKKLYALRDVTATVDSIPLIAASIMSKKLAAGNDCILLDVKTGSGAFMKTLEDSITLAEKMVAIGEHAGKRTMALITNMDIPLGSLIGNSLEVIEAAETLRGRGPEDLKSVCLSLAAGMLYLAGKGSMEECRALAEGTIADGSALERLMAMVEAQGGDPSVIRDTSLFAKAAFEREVKALKSGYITHMNTEQCGIASSLLGAGRVTKESVIDYTAGIALKKKVGQKVEEGETIAVLYTSKEELFASSEEEFLKAVTISGQQPAAEPLIYASVTKEGVKRLTE; encoded by the coding sequence ATGAGGATGTACGATGTAATTGCAAAGAAGCGGAACGGAGAAACTCTGACAGAGGAAGAGATCCGCTTCATGATCAGCGGCTACGTAAAGGGGGATATTCCTGATTACCAGATGTCTGCCATGCTGATGGCCATTTACTTTAAAGGTATGAGTGATGAGGAAACAGCCATTCTTACCGATGCTGTTGCCCATTCCGGTGATATGGTAGATTTATCTCCGATTCAGGGAGTGAAGGTAGATAAGCACTCCACCGGAGGCGTGGGAGATAAGACGACATTGGTAGTTGCGCCCATTGCAGCCGCCTGCGGAGTTAAGGTTGCGAAGATGTCGGGCCGGGGCTTAGGCCATACAGGAGGAACCGTTGACAAGATGGAATCCATCCCTGGTATGAGGACTGTCCTGACAGAGGAAGAATTCTTTCAGGTGGTCAATGCCACCGGCCTTTCCGTTATCGGCCAGTCCGGAAATCTGGCTCCTGCAGATAAAAAACTTTATGCCCTTCGTGATGTGACTGCAACCGTGGACAGCATTCCCTTAATTGCCGCTTCGATTATGAGCAAAAAGCTGGCAGCAGGAAATGACTGCATTCTTCTGGATGTTAAAACCGGCAGCGGAGCATTTATGAAGACCCTGGAAGATTCCATCACCCTGGCGGAAAAGATGGTGGCGATCGGGGAGCATGCAGGAAAGAGGACCATGGCTCTCATAACCAACATGGATATTCCTCTGGGAAGCCTGATCGGCAACAGCCTGGAAGTCATTGAGGCAGCGGAAACCCTTCGGGGAAGAGGACCTGAGGACTTAAAGTCGGTTTGCTTAAGCCTGGCTGCCGGTATGCTCTATCTGGCAGGAAAGGGCAGCATGGAGGAATGCCGGGCGCTGGCAGAAGGAACCATTGCCGACGGAAGCGCATTGGAACGCCTTATGGCCATGGTGGAAGCCCAGGGAGGCGACCCTTCGGTGATCAGGGACACCTCACTTTTTGCCAAAGCAGCCTTTGAAAGAGAAGTGAAGGCCTTAAAGAGCGGTTATATCACCCATATGAACACAGAGCAATGCGGGATCGCCTCCTCGCTTTTGGGAGCCGGAAGAGTTACCAAGGAGAGCGTGATCGATTATACGGCGGGAATCGCCCTTAAGAAAAAGGTGGGCCAGAAGGTGGAAGAGGGAGAGACCATTGCCGTGCTGTATACTTCAAAGGAAGAACTGTTTGCGTCTTCTGAGGAGGAATTTTTAAAAGCAGTCACCATCAGCGGACAACAGCCGGCAGCAGAGCCCCTGATTTATGCCAGCGTTACCAAAGAAGGCGTAAAGCGCCTGACAGAATAG
- a CDS encoding cytidine deaminase — protein sequence MTKNMLVAEAYEAQKMAYVPYSDFCVGAALLAKNGTVYHGCNIENAAFTPTNCAERTAFFKAVSEGVTEFDAIAIVGNKKGEKGDICAPCGVCRQVMAEFCDPEEFKIILGAAEEASVYTLKELLPLGFTKKNLNS from the coding sequence ATGACGAAAAATATGCTGGTGGCAGAGGCATATGAAGCCCAGAAGATGGCTTATGTGCCTTATTCGGATTTTTGCGTGGGAGCAGCCCTGCTTGCAAAGAACGGAACGGTCTACCATGGCTGCAACATTGAAAATGCAGCCTTTACACCCACCAACTGTGCGGAGCGTACCGCGTTTTTCAAAGCGGTCTCAGAAGGAGTCACGGAATTTGATGCCATTGCCATTGTGGGGAATAAAAAGGGAGAAAAGGGAGATATATGTGCTCCCTGCGGAGTCTGCCGGCAGGTAATGGCGGAATTCTGTGACCCTGAGGAATTTAAGATCATTCTGGGAGCAGCAGAGGAAGCTTCCGTGTATACCTTAAAGGAGCTGCTTCCTTTGGGATTTACAAAAAAGAATTTAAATTCCTGA
- a CDS encoding cyclic-di-AMP receptor, producing the protein MKIIYAIVSSDDGNRVTDVLNEHQFSVTKLATTGGFLKKGNSTLMIGTDDGQVEEVITLIKDTCGKRQKITCNVPAPNIASVSAGYMMMPMTVELGGATIFVTDVERFEKI; encoded by the coding sequence ATGAAGATTATTTACGCAATCGTCAGCTCAGATGATGGAAACAGGGTGACCGATGTGCTGAATGAACACCAGTTCAGCGTGACAAAACTTGCCACAACCGGTGGTTTCTTAAAGAAGGGCAACTCTACATTAATGATCGGTACGGATGACGGACAGGTAGAAGAAGTCATCACTCTGATTAAAGATACCTGCGGAAAACGCCAAAAGATTACCTGCAATGTTCCGGCGCCGAATATCGCGTCTGTATCAGCCGGATATATGATGATGCCGATGACAGTGGAACTTGGCGGAGCTACTATATTTGTAACCGACGTAGAACGATTCGAGAAGATTTGA
- a CDS encoding NUDIX hydrolase, with product MDCKEKFKKTVEDFLPYNEQEERDKEMLLQYLASGESIFFRESLTAHMSASAWVVNQSRDKVLMAYHNIYDSWAWTGGHADGEMDLLKVAIREAMEETGITKVRPVTEDIFSLEVLTVDGHEKRGAYVSSHLHLNVTYLLEADDREALHKKEDENSEVGWFGLEECLTSVNEPWMRERIYRKLLDKMRNIRY from the coding sequence ATGGACTGCAAAGAAAAATTTAAGAAAACCGTGGAAGATTTTTTACCGTATAACGAGCAGGAAGAAAGGGATAAGGAAATGCTGCTCCAATATCTCGCGTCAGGGGAATCTATATTTTTCCGTGAAAGTTTAACCGCCCATATGTCGGCTTCGGCCTGGGTGGTAAATCAGTCCCGTGATAAGGTTCTTATGGCCTACCATAACATCTATGATTCCTGGGCATGGACCGGAGGCCACGCAGACGGAGAAATGGATCTGCTTAAGGTAGCAATCCGGGAAGCCATGGAAGAGACCGGGATTACAAAGGTAAGGCCGGTTACAGAGGATATTTTTTCTCTGGAGGTGCTTACGGTGGACGGACATGAGAAGAGGGGAGCTTACGTTTCCTCCCACCTTCACTTAAATGTGACCTATCTTTTAGAAGCAGATGACAGGGAGGCTCTTCATAAGAAAGAGGATGAAAACAGTGAGGTAGGCTGGTTTGGTTTGGAAGAATGCTTAACGTCAGTCAATGAACCCTGGATGAGGGAACGGATTTACCGGAAATTGCTTGATAAGATGAGAAATATAAGATATTAA
- a CDS encoding ferritin-like domain-containing protein translates to MDLSALVFSGNDPWPPIEILSQNKRYAAAMLSNIGDCNSEMSAISLYTYNSMITRNFFFDIAECFHKISIVEMHHLNTFGELAIMLGADPRLWSYKNGRLRYWTPACNRYPTRIGPLVSNALASELEAIRKYQDQADWIDDCKIKAILNRIIADELCHVQIFRNILAELNDDFTIPHAFQA, encoded by the coding sequence ATGGATTTATCTGCTCTTGTTTTTTCAGGCAACGATCCCTGGCCTCCCATAGAGATCCTTTCTCAAAATAAGCGGTATGCCGCAGCCATGCTTTCTAATATAGGCGACTGTAATTCCGAAATGTCCGCAATCAGCCTTTATACTTACAACAGCATGATTACCAGAAACTTCTTCTTTGATATAGCGGAATGTTTCCATAAGATCAGCATTGTTGAAATGCATCATTTAAACACCTTTGGAGAATTGGCCATCATGCTGGGCGCAGATCCCAGGCTGTGGAGCTATAAAAATGGGCGCTTAAGGTATTGGACTCCCGCCTGTAACCGCTATCCCACCCGGATCGGTCCCCTGGTCTCCAACGCCCTGGCAAGTGAACTGGAAGCTATCCGGAAATACCAGGACCAGGCGGATTGGATCGATGACTGTAAGATCAAGGCAATCTTAAACCGGATCATTGCAGATGAGCTTTGCCATGTACAGATTTTCCGGAACATTCTGGCTGAGCTTAACGACGACTTTACCATCCCCCATGCATTCCAGGCATAG
- a CDS encoding DUF2809 domain-containing protein encodes MRFRLNMKYLCVFIIIFIIEVLIAVFVNDKFIRPYVGDILVVVLIYCFIRSFVGKEVKLLPLYIFVFAALTEVGQYFHLAKLLGLSDYKIARIIIGSTFDFKDIVCYLAGCTGLFLYEMVKRRK; translated from the coding sequence GTGAGATTCAGATTAAACATGAAGTACCTATGCGTCTTTATCATAATCTTCATTATTGAAGTACTAATAGCTGTTTTTGTAAATGATAAATTCATCAGGCCATACGTTGGCGACATTTTGGTAGTGGTTCTGATTTATTGCTTTATCAGGTCATTTGTGGGGAAAGAAGTAAAGCTGCTTCCTTTGTACATATTTGTTTTCGCCGCATTGACGGAGGTGGGGCAGTATTTTCATTTAGCGAAGCTGCTTGGCCTTAGCGACTATAAAATTGCAAGGATTATTATTGGTTCGACCTTTGATTTTAAGGACATTGTCTGCTATTTGGCAGGCTGTACCGGATTATTCTTGTATGAGATGGTAAAGCGGCGTAAGTAA
- a CDS encoding DNA mismatch repair protein MutS yields the protein MNHTFQILEFNLILEKLEEFAHTEAAKVKIRNLTPCLKEGEVKKSLRDTTEARTIIDRMGLPPAVSMNGLQEIMNTARQGGCLSAEELEQTGGMLTAVKRFKDFLNRCKYLELGLPYYEQDLNPLEDLAREIYESVRNGKVEDSASKHLKNIRQDVARLEEKLRAKAEAILRGNKKYFSDSYVTLRNGRLCLPVKKDYRSSVPGSVIDQSATGSTLFIEPAAIAVLNGELELLRIEEENEARRLLYMLTASVEENLEVLEGDKRLLEKLDFLFAKGSLSASMAGTIPGINTDRTIKIVNGRHPFMDPETVVPLNFELGEKERGIVITGPNTGGKTVSIKTVGLFSLMAQCGLHLPCDEAGLCMNSQVLCDIGDGQNITENLSTFSAHITNVMRILKEAGPESLVILDELGSGTDPAEGMGIAIAILEELRSNGCLFLATTHYPEVKTYAKEAEGITNARMAFDKETLRPLYRMEIGEAGESCALYIAKRLGMPDSMIRRARRYAYGEQEGLWEEDPDALKESAGHLNLTGPQIEKLKKTAVNKNVMEKKFTIGDSVFIYPDKKKGIVCRPVNDKGVLQIQMPDKKIWVNQKRAKLLVAAKELYPEDYDFSIIFDTVENRKARHKMEKGYQEGMEIRTE from the coding sequence ATGAATCACACATTTCAGATTTTAGAATTTAATCTTATATTGGAAAAACTTGAAGAATTTGCACACACGGAAGCAGCGAAGGTGAAAATAAGGAATTTAACCCCATGCCTGAAGGAAGGTGAGGTAAAAAAAAGCCTTCGCGATACGACGGAGGCCAGGACAATCATTGACCGGATGGGGCTTCCTCCCGCTGTCAGTATGAATGGTCTGCAGGAGATCATGAATACGGCAAGGCAGGGCGGCTGCCTGTCCGCTGAAGAACTGGAACAGACAGGAGGAATGCTCACCGCGGTAAAGCGGTTTAAGGACTTTTTAAACCGGTGCAAATACCTGGAGCTTGGCCTGCCTTATTATGAGCAGGACTTAAACCCATTGGAGGATCTGGCAAGGGAGATTTATGAAAGCGTCAGAAACGGAAAAGTAGAGGACAGTGCCAGCAAACATCTAAAGAACATCCGCCAGGATGTGGCCAGATTGGAAGAAAAGCTGCGGGCAAAAGCAGAGGCCATTTTAAGGGGAAATAAAAAATATTTTTCCGATTCTTATGTGACCTTAAGAAATGGCAGACTTTGCCTTCCTGTAAAAAAAGATTACAGATCAAGCGTTCCGGGCAGTGTCATCGACCAGTCAGCAACCGGCTCCACCCTTTTTATTGAACCGGCAGCTATTGCAGTGCTTAACGGGGAACTGGAGCTTTTAAGGATTGAGGAGGAAAATGAGGCAAGAAGGCTCCTGTATATGCTTACGGCCTCAGTAGAAGAAAATTTAGAGGTTCTGGAAGGGGATAAACGCCTTCTTGAAAAACTGGATTTCCTGTTTGCAAAGGGAAGCTTAAGCGCCTCCATGGCCGGCACCATTCCAGGCATTAATACGGATCGGACCATAAAAATTGTAAATGGCCGCCATCCATTCATGGACCCGGAAACCGTGGTGCCACTGAACTTTGAACTGGGAGAAAAAGAACGGGGAATCGTAATTACAGGGCCCAATACAGGAGGAAAAACCGTATCCATCAAGACCGTGGGGCTGTTCTCCCTTATGGCCCAATGTGGCTTACACCTGCCCTGTGATGAGGCCGGTCTTTGTATGAACAGCCAGGTGCTCTGTGATATCGGAGACGGCCAGAACATTACGGAAAACTTATCCACCTTTTCCGCCCATATCACCAATGTAATGAGGATCCTAAAGGAAGCCGGCCCGGAGAGCCTGGTCATCCTGGATGAGCTGGGTTCAGGAACAGACCCGGCAGAAGGTATGGGAATTGCCATTGCCATACTGGAAGAGTTAAGAAGCAACGGATGCCTTTTTCTGGCAACCACCCATTACCCAGAGGTAAAGACATACGCTAAGGAGGCGGAGGGCATTACCAACGCACGAATGGCTTTTGACAAGGAAACCCTTAGGCCTCTTTACCGTATGGAAATCGGAGAAGCCGGAGAAAGCTGTGCCCTTTATATAGCCAAACGGCTGGGAATGCCGGATTCTATGATAAGAAGGGCCAGAAGATACGCTTATGGAGAGCAGGAAGGCCTATGGGAAGAAGATCCGGATGCCTTAAAAGAGAGTGCTGGACATTTAAATTTAACCGGCCCCCAAATTGAAAAACTGAAAAAGACCGCGGTGAATAAAAATGTAATGGAAAAAAAGTTCACCATCGGAGACAGCGTGTTTATTTATCCGGATAAGAAAAAGGGAATTGTGTGCAGACCCGTGAATGATAAAGGGGTACTGCAGATCCAGATGCCGGATAAGAAAATCTGGGTCAACCAGAAAAGGGCAAAGCTTTTGGTCGCCGCAAAAGAGCTATACCCGGAGGATTATGATTTTTCCATAATTTTTGATACCGTGGAAAACAGAAAGGCAAGGCATAAGATGGAAAAGGGATATCAGGAGGGGATGGAGATCAGAACGGAGTGA
- a CDS encoding GntR family transcriptional regulator: protein MEIIISSNTNKPIYEQITSQIKALIMSGELQTGDPIPSMRALAKSIHVSVITVQKAYEDLQRDGFIETTVGRGSFVSAQNKDFFQEEQQRKAEEHLQEAADIARTSGISLGKLIELLTMFYQEEE from the coding sequence GTGGAAATTATAATCAGCAGTAACACAAATAAGCCCATCTATGAGCAGATCACTTCGCAGATAAAAGCGCTGATTATGAGCGGAGAGCTGCAGACCGGCGATCCTATCCCGTCTATGCGGGCATTGGCCAAATCCATTCATGTCAGCGTCATTACCGTACAAAAAGCTTATGAAGATTTACAACGGGACGGCTTCATTGAAACAACCGTTGGACGGGGCAGTTTTGTATCGGCACAAAACAAAGATTTCTTTCAGGAAGAACAGCAGCGAAAAGCCGAAGAACATCTGCAGGAGGCAGCTGATATTGCCCGGACCAGCGGAATATCACTGGGCAAGCTGATTGAACTTTTGACTATGTTTTATCAAGAGGAGGAATAA
- a CDS encoding ABC transporter ATP-binding protein, with amino-acid sequence MEPILQVENLTKQYPDFKLDHVSFSIPKGTIMGLIGENGAGKSTTISAILDLIKKDEGMVKFWGKELSSDPRNIKENIGVVFDGINFYETLTPAKIGRISAAAYKQWDETAYDNYLRKLQLPPRKEIKTFSRGMKMKLGIAVALSHRPKLLILDEATGGLDPVMRDDLLDLFLDFVQDEDHSILMSSHISTDLEKVADYITFIHKGKALFCKEKDELRYQYGIIRCKTDQFNAIDKSEILAYRKRDYQWDVLVADKEKARRKYKTAVVDNASIDDILLLYVKGDQVK; translated from the coding sequence ATGGAGCCGATTTTGCAGGTTGAAAATCTGACGAAACAATATCCTGATTTTAAGTTGGATCATGTATCATTTTCCATTCCCAAAGGGACGATTATGGGATTGATCGGTGAGAACGGAGCCGGTAAAAGCACCACAATCAGTGCTATCCTTGATCTTATAAAAAAGGATGAAGGGATGGTTAAGTTTTGGGGGAAGGAGCTCTCTTCCGATCCCAGAAACATCAAAGAAAACATAGGAGTCGTGTTTGACGGCATCAACTTCTATGAGACACTTACGCCGGCTAAAATCGGCAGGATCTCAGCGGCAGCCTATAAGCAGTGGGATGAAACCGCCTACGATAACTATTTGAGAAAGTTACAGCTTCCTCCCCGCAAAGAAATCAAAACATTTTCCAGGGGAATGAAAATGAAGCTTGGCATTGCCGTTGCGCTTTCCCATAGACCAAAGCTTCTGATTCTGGATGAAGCGACCGGCGGGCTTGACCCGGTCATGCGTGACGATCTGCTGGATTTATTTCTGGACTTTGTACAGGATGAGGACCATTCGATCCTGATGTCGTCCCATATTTCTACGGATCTGGAAAAGGTGGCGGACTACATTACTTTTATTCATAAAGGAAAAGCCCTGTTCTGTAAAGAAAAAGATGAATTGCGCTACCAATATGGAATTATCCGGTGCAAAACGGATCAGTTTAACGCCATTGACAAATCTGAGATCCTTGCTTACCGGAAACGCGACTATCAATGGGATGTGCTGGTAGCAGACAAGGAAAAGGCCCGCCGTAAGTATAAGACTGCAGTAGTAGATAATGCCTCTATTGACGATATCCTTCTTCTCTATGTGAAGGGAGACCAGGTAAAATGA